The Clostridiaceae bacterium HFYG-1003 genome includes a window with the following:
- the pcp gene encoding pyroglutamyl-peptidase I, with protein MKILITGFDPFGGESVNPAFEAVKLVPEEVKGAQVIKLEIPTVFTRSTKVVEDAILLHQPDVVLNIGQAGGRSHITVEKVAINLAEARIPDNDGEQPLDAKLVEEGETAYFATIPVKAIVAHLKDNKIPASISYTAGTYVCNSIMYNVLHLTKTKYPNIRAGFIHVPFATEQAVDKPVGTPFMSLAEIAKALELSIEAIIANEVDAKVQMGTIM; from the coding sequence ATGAAAATACTGATTACAGGATTTGATCCGTTTGGCGGAGAAAGCGTGAACCCGGCATTTGAGGCGGTCAAGCTGGTACCGGAGGAAGTGAAGGGAGCACAGGTCATTAAGCTGGAAATCCCCACCGTCTTTACTCGCAGCACCAAGGTTGTCGAAGATGCGATTTTGCTCCATCAGCCGGATGTTGTGCTGAACATCGGCCAGGCCGGCGGCCGTTCCCACATTACCGTGGAAAAAGTCGCCATCAATTTAGCCGAAGCCAGAATTCCGGACAATGACGGCGAACAGCCGCTGGATGCCAAGCTGGTGGAAGAGGGCGAAACCGCCTATTTTGCGACCATTCCGGTAAAAGCCATCGTGGCTCATCTGAAGGACAATAAGATTCCGGCCAGCATTTCCTATACCGCCGGAACCTATGTCTGCAACAGCATTATGTACAATGTGCTGCATCTGACCAAAACGAAATACCCCAACATCCGCGCCGGTTTCATCCACGTTCCGTTTGCCACCGAGCAGGCGGTTGACAAGCCGGTGGGCACCCCATTCATGTCTCTGGCAGAAATTGCCAAAGCGCTGGAGCTTTCCATCGAAGCCATCATCGCCAACGAAGTCGATGCCAAAGTCCAGATGGGAACCATCATGTAA
- a CDS encoding Rrf2 family transcriptional regulator: protein MKLSTKGRYGVKAMVDLAIHQGTEPVSIKSISQRQNISEYYLEQLFAPLRRAEIIKSIRGAQGGYELNKPARDITVLDIMNILEGPIEVSDCLDSDACSNIDCCATRTVWKKLKDSIDSVMGAITLQDIVNDYHKNNDSINFMTTGKGDN from the coding sequence TTGAAACTGTCTACCAAAGGAAGATATGGGGTCAAAGCCATGGTGGATCTGGCGATTCATCAGGGAACCGAACCGGTATCCATTAAAAGTATCAGTCAGCGCCAGAATATCTCGGAATATTATCTGGAACAGCTGTTCGCACCGCTTCGTCGGGCAGAAATCATCAAGAGCATCCGGGGAGCCCAGGGCGGTTATGAACTGAATAAACCGGCCAGGGATATCACGGTGCTGGACATCATGAACATCCTGGAGGGTCCCATTGAGGTGTCCGACTGTCTGGACAGCGATGCCTGCAGCAACATAGACTGCTGTGCCACGCGGACCGTCTGGAAGAAGCTGAAGGATTCCATCGACAGCGTCATGGGCGCCATTACGCTGCAGGATATTGTGAATGACTATCATAAAAACAATGATTCCATCAATTTTATGACAACGGGGAAAGGGGATAACTAA
- a CDS encoding MBOAT family protein, with protein MLFNSIDFAVFLPIVFLLYWFVLPRRTWQNALLLVASYVFYGWWDWKFLILIFLSTVLDYGVGVALSRTEDNVRRKLLLGVSLLFNLGSLGFFKYYNFFSENFARAFSFLGLAFSPAVLNIVLPVGISFYTFQTLSYSIDVYKRELEPTESFVEFAAFVSFFPQLVAGPIERASNLLPQFQKDRTFDRERAVDGLRQILWGLFKKIVIADNCAEYVNSVYGNYTNQPGSALAIAAILFAFQIYGDFSGYSDIAIGTSRLFGFGLMRNFANPYFSRSIPEFWRRWHISLSTWFRDYVYIPLGGSRRGLARTAVNTLILFLVSGFWHGANWTFIAWGALNAFYMVPSLMGRRVPVKRNEAVVATLRDLPAILRTFLLTVLGWILFRSDHLSDAFAYIGRIFSPSLFTMPLLPERTIYTLGLILLLVVIEWRGRTKAHPLEGAGFHWPWPARWSLYYSLVLVIYFFSGRSQQFIYFQF; from the coding sequence ATGCTGTTCAACTCCATCGATTTTGCGGTGTTTTTGCCCATTGTGTTCCTGCTGTACTGGTTTGTACTGCCCCGGCGAACCTGGCAGAATGCGCTGCTTCTGGTGGCCAGCTATGTCTTTTATGGCTGGTGGGACTGGAAATTCCTGATCCTGATTTTTTTGAGTACGGTGCTGGATTACGGGGTGGGGGTCGCTCTGTCACGGACTGAAGATAACGTTCGGCGAAAGCTTCTGCTGGGCGTAAGCCTGCTCTTTAATCTGGGATCACTGGGCTTTTTTAAGTATTATAATTTTTTCAGCGAGAATTTTGCCCGGGCTTTTTCCTTCCTGGGGCTGGCGTTCTCACCGGCTGTGCTCAACATTGTGCTGCCGGTGGGCATCAGTTTCTATACCTTCCAGACCCTGAGCTATTCCATTGATGTCTACAAAAGGGAGCTCGAGCCGACGGAGAGCTTTGTCGAATTTGCCGCTTTTGTTTCGTTTTTTCCGCAGCTGGTGGCGGGCCCCATTGAACGAGCCAGCAACCTGTTGCCTCAGTTCCAGAAGGACCGTACCTTTGACCGGGAGAGGGCAGTGGACGGTCTGCGTCAGATCCTGTGGGGACTGTTCAAGAAGATCGTCATCGCTGACAACTGCGCCGAGTACGTCAACAGCGTCTACGGCAATTACACCAATCAGCCGGGCAGTGCCCTGGCCATTGCCGCCATTCTCTTTGCCTTCCAGATTTACGGGGATTTTTCCGGCTACTCGGACATCGCCATCGGAACCTCCCGCCTGTTCGGCTTTGGCCTGATGCGCAACTTCGCCAATCCGTATTTTTCGCGAAGTATTCCGGAGTTCTGGCGCCGCTGGCATATCTCCCTGTCCACCTGGTTCCGGGACTATGTCTACATTCCGCTGGGCGGCAGCCGGCGCGGCCTGGCCCGCACGGCTGTCAACACCTTGATCCTGTTTCTGGTCAGCGGTTTCTGGCATGGCGCTAACTGGACCTTCATCGCCTGGGGAGCTCTCAATGCGTTTTATATGGTTCCATCCCTCATGGGCCGCCGGGTTCCTGTTAAGCGGAACGAGGCGGTTGTCGCGACGCTGCGCGATCTGCCGGCCATCCTGCGCACCTTTCTGCTGACGGTGTTGGGGTGGATCCTGTTCCGGTCTGATCACCTGTCCGATGCCTTCGCCTATATCGGCCGGATTTTCTCGCCCAGCCTGTTTACCATGCCGCTGCTGCCGGAACGCACGATCTATACCCTGGGACTGATCCTGCTGCTCGTCGTGATCGAGTGGCGGGGCCGGACGAAGGCCCATCCCCTGGAGGGAGCGGGATTCCACTGGCCCTGGCCGGCCCGCTGGTCGCTGTACTACTCGCTGGTGCTGGTGATTTACTTTTTCAGCGGCCGGTCGCAGCAGTTCATCTATTTTCAGTTTTAG
- a CDS encoding DUF969 domain-containing protein, translating into MELIKLLGILIVIVGFALKLDSILIVLAAAVVTALVGGIGVNGLLETLGKSFVANRAMAIFILIMLVTGTLERNGLKEAAAKLIGRFKGASPGFVIGLYGIMRGIFGAFNVSFGGVAGFVRPIIMPMATGAIESKGTKVHPEHLEDIKGMASGMENIAWFFCQVLFVGGSGGLLVQSTLKSLGYEVSLLDLVKVEIPVAITAVTVAIVYYYLKDRKLRKKYYGTTV; encoded by the coding sequence ATGGAACTGATCAAATTACTTGGGATCCTGATCGTGATCGTCGGTTTCGCGTTGAAGTTGGATTCTATCCTCATCGTTCTGGCGGCCGCCGTTGTGACGGCACTGGTCGGGGGAATTGGCGTGAACGGGCTGCTCGAGACACTGGGCAAGTCCTTTGTCGCAAACCGCGCCATGGCCATCTTCATTCTGATTATGCTGGTAACCGGCACCCTCGAGCGCAATGGGCTCAAGGAAGCTGCCGCCAAACTCATCGGCCGATTCAAAGGGGCTTCCCCTGGATTTGTCATTGGCCTTTACGGCATCATGCGCGGAATCTTCGGAGCCTTCAATGTCAGCTTTGGCGGCGTCGCCGGATTTGTTCGTCCGATCATCATGCCCATGGCAACCGGTGCCATTGAGTCCAAGGGAACGAAAGTTCACCCGGAACACCTGGAAGACATCAAGGGGATGGCTTCCGGCATGGAAAACATCGCCTGGTTCTTCTGTCAGGTTCTGTTTGTCGGTGGTTCAGGCGGTCTGCTGGTTCAGTCGACCCTCAAATCATTGGGTTATGAAGTAAGCCTGCTGGATCTGGTCAAGGTGGAAATCCCGGTGGCTATCACCGCGGTCACCGTGGCTATCGTGTACTACTATCTGAAAGACCGTAAGCTCCGTAAGAAGTATTACGGAACGACTGTATAA
- a CDS encoding DUF979 domain-containing protein, whose translation MTFFTDPNVLIGAKLLEVLFIVMGLIAVYTGVKNLTDKTNPSPLGTGVFWITMGVVLAFGRWIPNLVNGILIIIMTLPAILRKVSKGQQNVPTAEQTGASFERIGMKIFLPALAIGFFAILFAIFTKLGALVGVGAGIFAAILLLMVYSSNNKPLTFLNDSERLLSTVGPLSMLPMLLASLGAIFTAAGVGDVIAKLVGNVIPQGNVNVGIIVYALGMMLFTMIMGNAFAAITVMTVGIGAPFVLAYGANPVLIGMLALTCGYCGTLMTPMAANFNIVPVAMLDMKDRMGVIKNQVIPALIMVTFQIGYMILFK comes from the coding sequence ATGACATTTTTTACGGATCCGAACGTACTGATCGGAGCAAAACTGCTGGAAGTCCTCTTTATCGTCATGGGTCTGATCGCCGTCTATACCGGAGTCAAGAATCTGACCGACAAAACCAATCCTTCGCCGCTGGGCACGGGCGTCTTCTGGATCACCATGGGCGTCGTTCTGGCCTTTGGCCGCTGGATTCCGAACCTGGTGAACGGAATTCTGATCATCATCATGACCCTGCCCGCCATTCTGCGCAAAGTCAGCAAAGGCCAGCAGAATGTTCCCACCGCGGAGCAGACCGGCGCGTCCTTTGAGCGCATCGGCATGAAAATCTTCCTGCCGGCGCTGGCTATCGGCTTCTTCGCCATTCTGTTCGCCATCTTCACCAAGCTCGGCGCACTGGTAGGAGTCGGGGCCGGCATCTTTGCTGCCATTCTGCTTCTGATGGTGTACTCCTCCAACAACAAGCCGCTGACCTTCCTCAACGATTCCGAGCGTCTGCTGTCAACGGTTGGACCCCTCTCCATGCTGCCCATGCTGCTGGCTTCCCTGGGTGCTATTTTCACGGCAGCCGGTGTTGGCGATGTCATTGCCAAGCTGGTTGGAAACGTCATTCCCCAGGGCAATGTGAACGTCGGTATCATCGTCTATGCTCTTGGCATGATGCTTTTCACCATGATCATGGGCAATGCCTTTGCCGCCATCACCGTCATGACCGTTGGAATCGGAGCTCCCTTCGTACTCGCCTACGGCGCCAACCCGGTACTCATCGGAATGCTGGCTCTGACCTGCGGCTACTGCGGCACTCTGATGACCCCCATGGCTGCGAACTTCAACATTGTTCCGGTGGCCATGCTGGATATGAAGGACCGGATGGGCGTCATCAAGAACCAGGTCATCCCGGCTCTGATCATGGTTACCTTCCAGATCGGCTACATGATTCTGTTCAAGTAG
- a CDS encoding AzlD domain-containing protein has translation MNKAFWIILVAGLVTLAIRFAPFALFHRGRRIPESVRFLGGVLPPAIMGILILMTLRHVDLLAGTHGLPEFIGIGLTAAVHAWKRNTLLSIALGTAAYMILIRVMA, from the coding sequence ATGAATAAGGCATTCTGGATCATTCTGGTGGCCGGTCTGGTGACCCTGGCCATCCGCTTTGCGCCCTTTGCGCTGTTTCACCGCGGACGCCGCATTCCCGAATCGGTTCGTTTCCTGGGCGGTGTGCTGCCTCCGGCTATCATGGGGATCCTCATCCTGATGACCCTGCGCCATGTGGATCTTCTGGCGGGCACTCATGGCCTGCCTGAATTCATCGGCATTGGCCTGACGGCGGCAGTTCATGCCTGGAAGCGCAATACGCTCTTATCCATCGCGCTGGGAACCGCGGCCTATATGATTCTGATTCGGGTCATGGCTTAG
- the alaS gene encoding alanine--tRNA ligase, translated as MEQKKPTMNELRESFLKFFEEKGHLALDSFSLVPKDDKSLLLINSGMAPLKPYFTGARIPPRKRVTTCQKCIRTLDIDNVGKTSRHATFFEMLGNFSFGDYFKKEIIPWAWEYMTQVLGLPKDRLYATIYEDDDEAFEIWATMTDIGEDRIFRLGKKDNFWEIGVGPCGPCSEIHYDYGNAGVLTTREEFEAASEADKTVEVWNLVFTQFDRDEEGNYTPLANPNIDTGMGLERLATIMQGVRSIFETDAIRAIMTRAEELTGVSYGTDAKSDVSLRIITDHIKSAAMLISDGVLPSNEGRGYILRRLLRRAARHGRVLGRQEAFLAQMLDAVAENYGQPYPAIVEKLEYIKKIVSLEEEKFNQTIDQGTLVLNDYIQQTEGDVFSGDYAFKLYDTFGFPLELTEEIVAERGLKLDYDKFHANMKNQKETARAARGQSNFMGQDANIINTLKTGTTFEFTGYEEESSQGSLLLLAGEDGEVETLEQGESGYVILDRSPFYAEMGGQVGDLGEIRGENFTLNVLDTKKNLFGETVNLVEVTDGTAVTGPVVSTIAKPYRDAIRKNHTATHLLHKALKQVLGDHVNQSGSLVDSHRLRFDFNHFTPMTREEIRNVEDLVMEMILKASRVRTDVMTLDEAREAGAMALFDAKYGEAVRVVSAGQDSKELCGGTHVANTGEIGLFKIISETGIASGIRRIEAVTGLNALHFVRNQEDVLEEAAQIMKTNPHELVRRARQLTAELKDKDREIADIKKTMASGSLQDILNNISEVNGIKVVTGVVDNMSGEDLRNLAEKALDKIVSGVSVMASRQEDKVSFCVMVSKDLAGKTAHAGKLIGQIAQVADGKGGGRPDMAQAGGKSPEKAQEAVNKIFELL; from the coding sequence ATGGAACAGAAAAAACCGACGATGAATGAACTGCGCGAAAGCTTCCTCAAGTTTTTTGAGGAAAAGGGCCATCTGGCTCTGGACAGCTTTTCGCTGGTCCCCAAGGATGACAAATCCCTGCTGCTGATCAACTCCGGTATGGCCCCCTTAAAGCCTTATTTTACGGGAGCCAGGATCCCGCCTCGCAAGCGGGTCACCACCTGCCAGAAATGCATCCGAACCCTGGACATCGACAATGTCGGCAAGACCTCGCGTCATGCCACCTTCTTTGAAATGCTGGGCAACTTCTCCTTCGGCGACTACTTCAAGAAAGAGATCATTCCATGGGCCTGGGAATACATGACTCAGGTGCTGGGACTGCCCAAGGACCGGCTCTATGCCACCATCTACGAAGACGATGACGAAGCCTTTGAAATCTGGGCCACCATGACCGACATCGGCGAAGACCGCATCTTCCGCCTGGGCAAGAAGGACAACTTCTGGGAAATCGGCGTTGGACCCTGCGGACCGTGCTCCGAGATCCACTATGATTACGGCAATGCCGGCGTTCTGACCACCCGGGAAGAATTTGAAGCGGCTTCGGAAGCCGACAAGACCGTGGAAGTCTGGAATCTGGTCTTCACGCAGTTTGACCGGGATGAAGAGGGCAACTACACACCGCTGGCCAACCCCAACATTGATACCGGCATGGGCCTGGAACGACTGGCCACCATCATGCAGGGCGTGCGCAGCATTTTTGAAACGGACGCCATCCGGGCCATCATGACCCGGGCAGAAGAACTGACCGGCGTATCCTACGGAACCGATGCCAAGTCCGATGTGTCCCTGCGCATCATCACCGACCATATTAAATCAGCCGCCATGCTGATTTCCGATGGTGTGCTGCCCTCCAATGAAGGGCGCGGCTACATCCTGCGGCGCCTGCTGAGACGGGCTGCCCGGCACGGACGTGTTCTGGGCCGGCAGGAAGCCTTCCTGGCTCAGATGTTGGATGCCGTGGCTGAAAACTACGGTCAGCCTTATCCGGCCATCGTCGAAAAACTGGAATACATCAAGAAGATCGTGTCCCTGGAAGAGGAGAAATTCAACCAGACCATCGATCAGGGAACGCTTGTGCTCAACGACTACATTCAGCAGACCGAAGGGGATGTATTCAGCGGCGACTATGCCTTCAAGCTGTATGATACCTTTGGCTTCCCCCTGGAACTGACCGAGGAGATCGTGGCCGAACGAGGCCTCAAGCTCGACTACGACAAGTTCCACGCCAATATGAAAAATCAGAAGGAAACCGCCCGGGCCGCCCGCGGTCAGAGCAACTTCATGGGTCAGGATGCCAACATCATCAATACCCTGAAGACTGGCACCACCTTCGAATTCACCGGATATGAAGAAGAATCCTCCCAGGGCAGCCTGCTCCTGCTGGCTGGCGAAGACGGCGAAGTGGAAACCCTGGAGCAGGGTGAAAGCGGCTATGTCATTCTTGACCGGTCTCCGTTCTATGCTGAAATGGGCGGCCAGGTCGGCGACCTGGGAGAAATCCGGGGCGAGAACTTCACGCTCAACGTGCTGGACACCAAGAAAAACCTGTTCGGCGAAACCGTCAACTTGGTAGAAGTCACCGACGGCACCGCCGTCACCGGACCGGTGGTCAGTACCATCGCCAAACCTTACCGGGATGCTATCCGCAAGAACCACACCGCCACCCATCTGCTGCACAAAGCGCTGAAACAGGTTCTGGGCGACCACGTCAACCAGTCCGGATCCCTGGTGGACAGCCACCGGCTCCGCTTTGACTTTAATCATTTCACCCCGATGACCAGAGAAGAGATCCGTAACGTGGAAGATTTGGTCATGGAAATGATTCTGAAGGCCTCCAGGGTCCGGACGGACGTCATGACCCTGGATGAAGCCCGGGAAGCCGGTGCCATGGCCCTGTTTGACGCCAAGTACGGCGAAGCCGTCCGCGTCGTGTCAGCCGGTCAGGATTCCAAGGAACTGTGCGGCGGCACCCATGTCGCCAATACCGGGGAAATCGGTCTGTTCAAGATTATTTCCGAAACCGGCATAGCCTCCGGCATTCGCCGGATCGAAGCTGTCACCGGACTCAATGCCCTGCACTTTGTCCGCAACCAGGAGGACGTCCTGGAAGAAGCTGCCCAGATCATGAAGACCAATCCCCATGAACTGGTGCGGCGGGCCCGTCAGCTCACCGCTGAACTCAAGGACAAGGACCGGGAGATCGCCGACATCAAGAAAACCATGGCTTCCGGCAGCCTGCAGGACATCCTCAACAACATCAGCGAAGTCAACGGCATCAAGGTCGTCACCGGTGTCGTGGACAACATGAGCGGAGAAGACCTGCGCAACCTGGCTGAAAAAGCCCTGGACAAGATCGTATCCGGTGTCTCCGTCATGGCTTCCCGCCAGGAAGACAAGGTTTCCTTCTGCGTCATGGTCTCCAAGGACCTGGCCGGAAAAACCGCCCATGCCGGCAAACTCATCGGACAAATTGCTCAGGTTGCCGACGGCAAAGGCGGCGGACGCCCCGATATGGCTCAGGCCGGCGGCAAGTCCCCCGAGAAAGCGCAGGAAGCAGTCAACAAAATCTTCGAACTGCTCTAG
- a CDS encoding AzlC family ABC transporter permease — protein sequence MVISKKECKSALRWTLPVMTGYLFLGVAFGLVLNQAGFSWIWAIFMSAYLYTGALQFLLIPLLGSGITLWETAVLAFMVNIRHLFYGFSFLDEFSAMGAWKPYVIHTLTDETYSLLTGLETDPETDRHGVMLLVSALDQFYWVAGSLAGTLLGQAIPWDLAGIEFSMTALFTVVFVEQWIKAKNHLPALMGIGAATLLLVVLGPEQFLPPALVATVGLLLIGRKRGWINE from the coding sequence ATGGTTATTAGTAAAAAAGAATGTAAGTCAGCCCTGCGCTGGACCCTGCCGGTGATGACAGGATACCTGTTTTTAGGGGTAGCCTTCGGGCTGGTGCTGAACCAGGCCGGATTCTCCTGGATCTGGGCAATATTCATGAGTGCGTATCTTTATACAGGAGCGCTGCAGTTTCTTCTGATTCCGCTGCTGGGCAGCGGGATTACGCTCTGGGAAACGGCGGTGCTGGCGTTTATGGTCAATATCCGACACTTATTCTACGGCTTTTCCTTTCTGGATGAATTTTCAGCCATGGGAGCCTGGAAGCCCTATGTGATCCATACCCTGACCGATGAAACCTATTCCTTGCTTACCGGACTGGAAACGGATCCGGAGACCGACCGGCACGGCGTCATGCTGCTGGTCAGTGCCCTGGATCAGTTCTACTGGGTGGCCGGTTCGTTAGCCGGCACGCTGCTGGGGCAGGCCATTCCCTGGGATCTGGCCGGCATCGAATTTTCCATGACGGCGCTGTTTACCGTGGTTTTTGTAGAGCAGTGGATCAAAGCGAAAAATCACCTACCCGCTCTGATGGGCATTGGGGCAGCCACGCTGCTGCTGGTGGTGCTTGGTCCGGAGCAGTTTCTGCCGCCGGCCCTTGTGGCAACGGTGGGGCTGCTCCTGATCGGCCGGAAACGGGGGTGGATTAATGAATAA
- the mnmA gene encoding tRNA 2-thiouridine(34) synthase MnmA — protein MGNRVVLGMSGGVDSSVAAYLLKQQGYDVIGITMQVWQENEEFSEREGGCCSLSSVNDARMVADRIGIPFYVMNFKEIFKEKVIDYFVEDYLEGKTPNPCVACNRYIKFDELLRRAEGLGADYVATGHYARIYEENNRYILEKAADDHKDQTYALYNLTQEQLKKTLMPCGDYTKEEIRVIAHEIGLIVADKKDSQDICFVEDGNHGNFVYSMVPEKKNPGNFVDKNGKVLGTHKGIAYYTIGQRKGLGLALGVPVFVMGINKDRNEVIIGSDEDLMHDTLIMDEVNLILTDVLTEPVRLMGKIRYAAKPAACTLYPLPDGRLKAVFDVKQRAITKGQSAVFYDGLKVFGGGIIREIY, from the coding sequence ATGGGAAACAGAGTAGTCCTCGGCATGTCCGGGGGAGTCGATTCCTCCGTTGCGGCTTATCTTCTGAAACAGCAGGGCTATGATGTCATCGGCATCACCATGCAGGTATGGCAGGAAAATGAAGAATTTTCGGAGAGGGAAGGCGGCTGCTGTTCCCTTTCTTCCGTTAACGACGCACGCATGGTCGCCGACCGCATCGGGATCCCGTTCTACGTCATGAACTTCAAGGAGATCTTCAAGGAGAAAGTCATTGATTACTTTGTCGAGGACTACCTCGAAGGCAAAACTCCGAACCCCTGCGTCGCCTGCAACCGGTACATCAAGTTCGACGAGCTGCTTCGGAGAGCCGAAGGGCTGGGTGCCGACTATGTCGCCACCGGCCACTACGCGAGAATCTATGAAGAGAACAACCGCTATATTCTGGAAAAAGCGGCAGATGACCATAAGGATCAGACCTATGCGCTGTACAACCTGACCCAGGAGCAGCTGAAAAAGACCCTGATGCCCTGCGGCGACTACACCAAAGAGGAAATCCGCGTCATTGCCCATGAGATCGGGCTGATTGTCGCTGACAAAAAGGATTCTCAGGATATCTGCTTTGTGGAAGACGGCAATCACGGAAATTTCGTCTATTCCATGGTTCCCGAAAAGAAGAATCCCGGGAATTTCGTGGACAAGAACGGCAAGGTGCTGGGCACTCACAAAGGCATTGCTTATTACACCATCGGTCAGCGCAAAGGCCTGGGACTGGCCCTGGGCGTACCAGTGTTCGTCATGGGCATCAACAAGGACCGAAATGAAGTCATCATCGGCTCGGATGAAGACCTGATGCATGATACCCTCATTATGGATGAGGTCAACCTGATTCTGACCGATGTTCTGACCGAGCCTGTCCGCCTGATGGGCAAGATTCGCTATGCTGCCAAACCGGCGGCCTGTACCCTCTACCCATTGCCTGACGGACGCCTCAAAGCCGTATTCGACGTCAAGCAGCGCGCCATCACCAAGGGACAGAGTGCCGTCTTCTATGACGGGCTGAAGGTCTTTGGCGGCGGAATCATTCGGGAGATCTATTAA
- the nifS gene encoding cysteine desulfurase NifS, producing MEQQPIIYMDNAATTKVKDEVIAELLPCYNEIYYNPSSIYSQSRRAKALMDVARQRVAKALNCSPDEVYFTGGGSEADNFAIKGIAFKNREKGNHIITTTIEHHAVLHTCQWLEKQGFEVTYLPVDKDGFVTAAQVGEAIRDNTILVSIMAANNEIGTIEPIAEIGALCREKKIAFHTDAVQAIGQIAIDVKAMNIDLLSLSGHKIHAPKGIGVLYVRKGLRIDNLVHGGAQERGRRAGTENVAGIVALGKAIEMATEQLEDHTRRMSAMRDRLIEGILQIPYSRLNGPSGDRRLSNNVNIIFEFIEGEGILLNLDFEGICASSGSACTSGSLDPSHVLLAIGLPHELAHGSLRLSLGDFNTDEEVEKVISVLPGIIETLRSYSPLWNNHLKQLKQQGQ from the coding sequence ATGGAACAGCAGCCGATTATATATATGGACAATGCGGCGACGACCAAAGTCAAAGATGAGGTCATCGCGGAGCTTTTGCCTTGTTATAACGAAATATACTACAATCCCTCATCGATCTATTCCCAGTCACGCCGGGCCAAAGCGCTCATGGACGTGGCTCGGCAGCGGGTCGCCAAAGCTCTGAACTGTTCACCGGATGAAGTGTATTTCACGGGGGGCGGATCCGAAGCGGACAACTTTGCCATAAAGGGCATCGCGTTCAAGAATCGGGAGAAGGGCAACCATATCATCACCACCACCATCGAGCATCATGCCGTCCTGCATACCTGCCAGTGGCTGGAAAAGCAGGGCTTTGAAGTAACGTATCTGCCAGTGGATAAAGACGGCTTTGTCACGGCTGCGCAGGTTGGCGAAGCCATCCGGGACAACACCATTCTGGTTTCCATCATGGCAGCCAACAACGAAATCGGCACCATTGAGCCCATCGCGGAAATCGGCGCCCTCTGCCGGGAAAAGAAGATTGCCTTCCACACCGACGCGGTGCAGGCCATCGGCCAGATTGCCATTGATGTCAAGGCGATGAACATTGATCTGTTATCTCTGTCCGGGCATAAAATCCACGCCCCCAAGGGCATCGGTGTTCTCTATGTCCGCAAGGGACTGCGCATCGACAATCTGGTTCATGGCGGAGCTCAGGAGCGCGGCCGCCGGGCCGGCACCGAGAATGTCGCCGGAATCGTTGCCCTGGGAAAAGCCATTGAAATGGCCACGGAGCAGCTGGAAGACCATACCCGCCGCATGAGCGCCATGCGGGACCGCCTGATCGAGGGCATCCTCCAGATTCCATATTCCCGTCTGAACGGACCGAGCGGCGACCGCCGTCTGTCCAACAACGTGAACATCATCTTTGAATTCATCGAAGGGGAAGGGATCCTGCTGAATCTCGATTTCGAAGGAATCTGCGCGTCCTCGGGGTCTGCCTGCACCTCCGGTTCTCTGGATCCGTCCCATGTCCTTCTGGCCATCGGACTGCCCCACGAACTGGCACACGGTTCCCTGCGCCTGTCTCTGGGAGATTTCAACACCGATGAGGAAGTAGAAAAAGTCATTTCTGTCCTGCCGGGCATCATAGAGACCCTGCGCAGCTACTCCCCGCTCTGGAACAACCACCTGAAGCAACTGAAGCAGCAGGGCCAGTAA
- the nifU gene encoding Fe-S cluster assembly scaffold protein NifU produces MIYSPKVMDHFKNPRNVGEMEDPSSIGEVGNAKCGDIMRIYLKVENDVIVDVKFMTYGCGSAIASSSMATELIKGKPLREAWELTNKAVADALDGLPAVKMHCSVLAEDAIHIAINNYLKSQGREPWDYTEHDHDHHEAEEPTTVDDEV; encoded by the coding sequence ATGATCTACAGCCCAAAGGTAATGGACCATTTTAAAAATCCAAGAAATGTCGGAGAGATGGAAGACCCATCCTCCATCGGTGAAGTCGGAAATGCCAAATGCGGCGATATCATGAGAATCTACCTGAAGGTGGAGAATGATGTTATCGTTGATGTGAAATTCATGACCTATGGCTGCGGCTCGGCCATCGCCTCGTCTTCCATGGCAACAGAACTGATCAAGGGCAAGCCCTTGAGAGAAGCCTGGGAACTGACCAACAAAGCGGTAGCTGATGCGCTGGACGGCCTGCCGGCTGTAAAAATGCACTGCTCCGTTCTGGCGGAGGACGCGATCCATATCGCCATCAACAATTACCTCAAGTCGCAGGGGCGTGAACCATGGGATTATACCGAACATGATCATGATCACCACGAGGCCGAAGAACCGACCACAGTGGATGACGAGGTTTAA